One region of Lusitaniella coriacea LEGE 07157 genomic DNA includes:
- the purC gene encoding phosphoribosylaminoimidazolesuccinocarboxamide synthase, with translation MSSVPKRYEGKAKIIYPTDEPDIFLAHFKDDATAFNALKRGQIQRKGEVNCRISALLFEYLETQGIVTHYLEQTAPNQMRIRAVEIIPLEVVVRNVAAGSLCRQTGLPEGKELPAPLVEFYLKDDDLGDPLLTRDRALLLELVTPEQLEQLKDRALEIDRHLQELFAECGILLVDFKLEFGFDRDRQLRLADEISPDTCRLWNQAESDPQKRVMDKDRFRRDLGQIEAAYQQVLQRVEAVMTQKEMTH, from the coding sequence ATGTCGTCAGTTCCAAAGCGTTACGAAGGGAAAGCCAAGATTATTTATCCGACAGACGAACCGGATATTTTTTTAGCGCATTTCAAAGATGATGCAACGGCATTCAACGCGCTCAAGCGCGGGCAAATTCAAAGGAAAGGAGAAGTCAATTGCCGAATTTCTGCGCTGTTGTTTGAGTATCTCGAAACTCAGGGGATTGTCACCCATTATCTCGAACAAACAGCTCCCAACCAAATGCGAATTCGCGCGGTGGAAATTATTCCTTTGGAAGTTGTGGTACGCAATGTAGCCGCCGGGAGTTTGTGTCGGCAAACGGGATTGCCTGAAGGGAAAGAACTCCCCGCTCCCTTGGTGGAATTTTATCTCAAAGACGACGATTTAGGCGATCCCTTGCTGACGCGCGATCGCGCGCTGTTGCTCGAACTGGTTACCCCCGAACAACTCGAACAACTCAAAGATCGAGCCTTAGAGATCGATCGACATTTGCAGGAATTGTTCGCCGAATGCGGGATTCTCCTGGTAGACTTCAAACTGGAATTTGGTTTCGATCGCGATCGCCAATTACGTTTGGCGGATGAAATCAGCCCGGATACCTGTCGCCTGTGGAACCAAGCCGAGAGCGATCCCCAAAAGCGGGTGATGGACAAAGACCGATTTCGTCGTGACTTGGGACAGATTGAAGCAGCCTATCAGCAAGTGCTTCAGCGCGTTGAGGCTGTTATGACACAAAAGGAGATGACACATTAG
- the glyA gene encoding serine hydroxymethyltransferase — protein MTQTNLEFLAQTDRAIAEIIQLELQRQRDHLELIASENFTSAAVLAAQGSVLTNKYAEGLPKKRYYGGCELIDRAEQLAIDRAKQLFGAEMANVQPHSGAQANFAVFLALLKPGDTIMGMDLSHGGHLTHGSPVNVSGKWFNVVHYTVNKDTERLDYDQILELARKERPKLIICGYSAYSRTIDFAKFREIADEVGAYLLADIAHIAGLVVTGHHPNPIPHCDVVTTTTHKTLRGPRGGLILTRDPELGKKLNKAVFPGTQGGPLEHVVAAKAVAFGEALKPEFKTYCAHVIANAQTLAKRLVERGFKIISGGTDNHLMLVDLRPANMTGKTAERLLGEIQVTTNKNTIPFDPESPFVTSGLRLGSPAMTTRGMGEAEFSEIGNIIADRLFSPEDGAIAPDCLNRVAQLRDRFPLYPHLNIPLPALS, from the coding sequence ATGACTCAAACGAACTTAGAATTCCTTGCCCAAACCGATCGCGCGATCGCGGAAATCATTCAACTCGAACTGCAACGCCAACGGGATCACCTAGAACTCATTGCCAGCGAAAACTTCACCTCTGCTGCGGTTCTAGCCGCCCAAGGCTCGGTTTTAACCAACAAATATGCTGAAGGCTTGCCCAAAAAACGCTACTACGGCGGCTGCGAATTGATCGACCGCGCCGAACAACTGGCGATCGACCGCGCAAAACAGCTCTTTGGGGCGGAAATGGCAAACGTTCAGCCCCATTCCGGCGCACAAGCTAATTTTGCCGTCTTCCTGGCACTCCTCAAGCCGGGAGACACGATTATGGGAATGGATCTCTCCCACGGCGGACACCTTACCCACGGTTCCCCCGTCAACGTATCGGGTAAATGGTTCAATGTCGTTCACTACACCGTTAACAAAGACACCGAACGCCTCGACTACGACCAAATTCTAGAACTCGCCCGCAAAGAACGCCCCAAACTCATCATCTGTGGCTACTCGGCATACTCCCGCACCATCGACTTTGCTAAATTCCGAGAAATTGCCGATGAAGTGGGCGCTTATCTCCTCGCCGATATCGCTCATATTGCCGGGTTAGTCGTCACCGGACATCACCCCAACCCCATCCCCCACTGCGATGTGGTCACCACAACCACCCACAAAACCCTGCGGGGACCTCGCGGTGGCTTGATTTTGACTCGCGACCCGGAATTGGGGAAGAAGCTCAACAAAGCCGTGTTTCCCGGAACCCAAGGGGGCCCTTTAGAACACGTTGTTGCGGCAAAAGCTGTTGCCTTTGGGGAGGCACTCAAACCGGAATTTAAAACCTATTGCGCTCATGTGATTGCCAATGCCCAAACCCTTGCCAAACGGTTGGTCGAGCGCGGGTTTAAAATTATTTCTGGCGGCACCGACAACCACCTAATGCTCGTGGATTTGCGTCCTGCCAACATGACGGGGAAAACTGCCGAACGCTTGTTAGGGGAAATTCAAGTGACTACCAATAAGAATACGATTCCTTTCGATCCCGAATCTCCTTTTGTCACGAGTGGATTGCGCCTGGGTTCCCCGGCAATGACCACGCGGGGTATGGGAGAGGCTGAATTTAGTGAAATTGGTAATATTATTGCCGATCGCCTGTTCTCGCCTGAAGACGGGGCGATCGCGCCCGATTGCCTCAACCGAGTTGCTCAGTTGCGCGATCGTTTCCCTCTCTATCCCCATTTGAATATTCCCCTTCCGGCTTTGAGTTAG
- the thrB gene encoding homoserine kinase, translating to MFITVKVPGTTANLGAGFDCIGAALTIYNQFTFTLLENPTASVQIEVKGTEAERVSRDESNLAYRAFAKLYEHIGKTIPAIALEIDLGIPMARGLGSSATAIVGGLVGANHLAGTPLDPSEVMELAIALEGHPDNVVPAFLGNCQLSIAVGNQWEICPIPWHSAIAPVVAIPNFELSTEEARSVLPQQISRSDAIFNISRLGLLLRGLDENNANWLRAALDDKLHQPYRKSLIRGYEAVEAAAIASGAYGMVISGAGPTLLALAETQQAEGVAAAMKTAWESLEIVANTFTLTLDKQGAKQSLKR from the coding sequence ATGTTTATTACGGTAAAAGTCCCCGGAACAACGGCTAATTTAGGTGCTGGCTTTGATTGCATTGGCGCAGCACTAACAATTTATAATCAATTTACATTTACTCTTCTTGAAAATCCCACCGCTTCGGTACAAATTGAAGTGAAAGGAACAGAAGCAGAACGAGTAAGTCGAGATGAGAGTAATTTGGCGTATCGCGCGTTTGCCAAGCTCTACGAACATATCGGAAAAACAATTCCCGCGATCGCGCTGGAAATCGATTTAGGCATCCCTATGGCACGCGGCTTGGGCAGTTCGGCGACGGCAATTGTGGGGGGATTAGTGGGAGCCAATCACCTGGCAGGAACGCCCCTAGACCCCTCAGAAGTGATGGAACTCGCGATCGCGCTGGAAGGACATCCCGATAACGTTGTCCCGGCATTTTTGGGCAACTGTCAGCTTAGTATTGCGGTGGGAAATCAGTGGGAAATTTGCCCGATTCCTTGGCATTCCGCGATCGCGCCTGTGGTGGCGATCCCCAATTTTGAACTCTCCACAGAAGAAGCGCGATCCGTTCTTCCCCAACAAATTAGCCGCAGCGATGCCATTTTCAACATTTCTCGCCTGGGGTTACTTTTGCGGGGATTAGACGAGAATAACGCAAACTGGCTGCGCGCTGCCCTAGATGACAAACTGCACCAACCCTATCGTAAAAGTCTAATTCGCGGCTACGAGGCAGTAGAAGCTGCCGCGATCGCGTCGGGAGCCTATGGAATGGTGATTAGCGGTGCGGGTCCTACACTTCTCGCTCTTGCGGAAACTCAACAGGCAGAAGGGGTTGCAGCCGCAATGAAAACAGCTTGGGAGTCCCTTGAAATTGTGGCAAATACCTTTACCCTCACCTTAGATAAGCAAGGAGCAAAGCAAAGCCTTAAGCGTTAA
- a CDS encoding GH116 family glycosyl hydrolase: protein MIFQIPRPEIPACAWKRPIGLGWDSPYTVRYASNLDDGPWHGMPLGGLGAGCIGRSPRGDFNLWHFDGGEHIFNSLPACQFSIFEQPEGGEAQAYALCTEAPADGSLSRWRWYPQEKGTYAALYPRSWWEYEGVFASELICEQFSPVWAGCYQESSYPVAVFEWTVHNPTDRPITLSIMLTWQNTVGWFTNAVKTPQVRVRDDGSPVYDYQPRWGDSTGNFNQWITDFHRVGCLFNRVRPYEDIREGEGQIAIASITNPATETYYLGRWNPEGDGGEVWDYFAGNGTLPDTEDETPASPGEQIAAAMTIRFTVRPGKTRKIPFFLAWDFPVTEFSEGVNYYRRHSDFFARTGNNAWTVVRTALKHSDVWKEKIEAWQSPILKREDLPDWFKMALFNELYLLVDGGTLWTAATENDPVGQFAMLECLDYRWYESLDVRLYGSFALMMLFPRLDKAVLEAFARAIPKGDDTPRIIGYNQAPAIRKAPGATPHDLGAPNEHPWEKTNYTSYQDCNQWKDLACDFVLQVYRDYVLTGAKDTAFLWECWHAIPIALDYLKTFDLDGDGIPENSGAPDQTFDDWQLRGISAYCGGLWIAALEAAIAIGKILRENPPEIPTLEPEDYPDSIDRAIASYQSWLAQARPIYQEKLWNGNYYRLDSESGSEVVMLDQLCGQFYAQLLGLPDVVERKYVEIALKNIYQSCFLKFHNGEFGAANGVMPDGTPENPDATHPLEVWTGINFGLAAFLLQMGMKDEAFQIAEVVVKQVYENGLQFRTPEAITPEGTFRASHYLRAMAIWAMYGMLDSVNSA from the coding sequence ATGATCTTTCAAATTCCTCGTCCCGAAATTCCTGCTTGCGCTTGGAAGCGTCCCATTGGTTTAGGATGGGATAGCCCTTATACCGTTCGTTATGCCAGCAACCTCGATGATGGTCCTTGGCATGGAATGCCTCTCGGCGGTTTAGGCGCGGGTTGTATTGGTCGTTCGCCCCGTGGCGACTTTAATCTCTGGCATTTTGATGGCGGCGAACATATTTTCAACAGTCTTCCCGCCTGCCAATTTAGTATTTTCGAGCAACCCGAAGGTGGCGAAGCTCAAGCCTATGCACTGTGTACCGAAGCGCCTGCTGATGGCAGTTTGTCGCGCTGGCGGTGGTATCCCCAGGAAAAGGGAACTTACGCGGCACTTTATCCCCGCAGTTGGTGGGAGTATGAGGGGGTTTTTGCTAGCGAACTGATTTGCGAGCAATTTTCTCCGGTTTGGGCGGGATGTTACCAAGAATCGAGCTATCCCGTTGCGGTTTTTGAGTGGACGGTTCACAATCCTACGGATCGACCGATTACCCTCAGTATTATGCTGACGTGGCAAAATACGGTGGGTTGGTTTACCAATGCGGTGAAAACGCCTCAAGTGCGGGTACGCGACGATGGCAGTCCGGTGTATGACTATCAACCCCGTTGGGGAGACAGTACGGGGAATTTTAATCAGTGGATTACGGATTTCCATCGGGTGGGATGTTTGTTCAATCGAGTCCGTCCCTATGAGGATATTCGGGAAGGAGAGGGGCAAATCGCGATCGCGAGTATTACCAATCCCGCGACGGAAACCTACTATTTAGGGCGTTGGAACCCCGAAGGCGATGGCGGGGAAGTATGGGATTATTTCGCGGGAAACGGCACGCTACCGGATACGGAAGATGAAACTCCCGCTTCTCCGGGGGAACAAATTGCGGCAGCAATGACCATTCGCTTCACTGTTCGTCCGGGAAAAACGCGCAAAATCCCCTTTTTCTTAGCCTGGGACTTTCCCGTTACCGAATTTTCAGAAGGAGTCAACTATTATCGCCGCCACAGCGACTTTTTCGCCCGCACGGGGAATAATGCTTGGACGGTGGTTCGCACGGCACTCAAGCACAGCGATGTCTGGAAGGAGAAGATCGAGGCGTGGCAATCGCCGATTCTCAAGCGAGAGGATTTGCCCGATTGGTTTAAGATGGCGCTGTTTAACGAGTTATATTTGCTCGTGGATGGGGGAACCCTGTGGACGGCAGCGACGGAAAACGATCCTGTCGGACAGTTCGCGATGTTGGAGTGCTTGGATTACCGTTGGTACGAAAGTTTGGACGTGCGCCTCTACGGATCTTTCGCATTGATGATGCTGTTTCCGCGATTGGATAAGGCGGTGCTTGAAGCGTTTGCCCGCGCAATTCCCAAAGGAGACGATACGCCTCGAATTATCGGTTACAACCAAGCCCCAGCGATTCGGAAAGCTCCCGGTGCAACGCCTCACGATTTGGGCGCGCCGAACGAACATCCTTGGGAAAAAACGAACTACACCAGCTATCAAGATTGCAATCAGTGGAAGGATTTAGCCTGCGATTTTGTGTTGCAGGTATATCGGGATTACGTGTTGACGGGGGCAAAGGATACGGCATTTTTGTGGGAGTGTTGGCACGCGATTCCCATTGCCCTTGATTATTTAAAAACCTTCGATTTGGATGGGGATGGAATTCCGGAGAATTCTGGCGCGCCGGATCAAACTTTTGACGATTGGCAGTTGCGCGGGATTAGTGCCTATTGTGGGGGGTTGTGGATTGCGGCATTGGAAGCCGCGATCGCGATTGGTAAAATTTTGAGGGAAAATCCTCCGGAGATTCCCACTCTCGAACCAGAAGATTACCCCGATTCCATCGATCGCGCGATCGCATCATACCAATCTTGGCTCGCTCAAGCGCGCCCCATCTACCAAGAAAAACTTTGGAATGGAAACTACTACCGTCTCGATAGTGAAAGCGGTTCGGAAGTGGTTATGTTGGATCAACTCTGCGGTCAATTTTACGCCCAATTATTGGGATTGCCCGATGTGGTTGAACGCAAATATGTTGAAATTGCCCTGAAAAATATTTACCAATCCTGCTTCCTCAAGTTTCACAATGGGGAATTCGGCGCGGCAAATGGCGTAATGCCCGACGGAACTCCAGAAAACCCTGACGCAACTCATCCCCTCGAAGTTTGGACGGGGATTAATTTTGGTTTGGCGGCATTTTTGTTGCAAATGGGGATGAAGGATGAAGCGTTCCAAATAGCAGAAGTTGTGGTTAAACAAGTGTATGAAAATGGCTTGCAGTTTCGCACCCCCGAAGCGATTACCCCCGAAGGAACGTTCCGCGCGAGTCACTATTTAAGGGCGATGGCAATTTGGGCAATGTATGGAATGCTGGATTCAGTTAACAGCGCCTGA
- a CDS encoding helix-turn-helix domain-containing protein — protein sequence MGKASQALKTVLEAYGISQNKLAVTLGIDRAAVFKWFHKQREPTSETIVAIVKALKKIDRAAAKEFVQRYLGEILDEED from the coding sequence ATGGGTAAGGCAAGTCAGGCACTCAAGACTGTTTTAGAAGCTTATGGAATTAGCCAGAATAAGCTTGCAGTTACATTAGGCATCGATCGCGCAGCCGTCTTCAAATGGTTCCACAAGCAGCGAGAACCGACATCAGAGACAATTGTCGCGATCGTCAAAGCTTTGAAGAAAATCGATCGCGCGGCAGCGAAAGAGTTTGTACAACGGTATTTGGGCGAGATTTTGGATGAAGAGGATTAG
- a CDS encoding DUF7219 family protein, which yields MSNANEQFSTDKQQFLYPRTSYRGEFTPERLVFNANLQEFAQRITLVCNLETAGKISTEDAYKQIKALWKQLKQSKKELGLDK from the coding sequence ATGTCTAATGCCAACGAGCAATTTTCCACTGACAAACAACAGTTTTTATATCCCCGAACTTCCTATCGCGGGGAATTTACGCCAGAACGGTTGGTTTTCAATGCAAATTTACAAGAATTTGCCCAGCGCATCACCCTTGTTTGCAATTTAGAAACCGCAGGTAAAATTTCGACTGAAGATGCCTATAAACAAATTAAAGCCCTTTGGAAACAACTCAAGCAAAGTAAGAAAGAATTAGGACTCGACAAGTAG
- a CDS encoding SGNH/GDSL hydrolase family protein, giving the protein MRKRILGALFSYSVIGLITLGLIEGILQLVQLQSIRSIEIARKLYQLSSREEYLGRYCHSYIWKSNFIQAYGQHREDFLSSSGLHVPHKTRGWTTKPNVTVEVGEKQYTTNNRGHRSQKDYQEDERKYSVLIVGDSYTFGSDADDSYAWTNLLQQKDERLQVINLAVGGYGIDQMYVTLKEEIDSYNPDLVMVAYISDDVFRLKYDFRDYKKPTLQVKGGNLEIENTPIGGIEETHQEIKAELQKEDIAILKLDDLLFNLKISCRYPPYSLFSKVMGQMQLLAWEESAQFLAVYLASGAEVEEKSHESRGEEVFQRWAEENEIETLNTRPYFLQGSGYQGGHYQQAEATIVSDTVYDKIMDLESWKKFVETNR; this is encoded by the coding sequence ATGAGAAAGCGAATTTTAGGGGCGCTATTCAGCTATAGCGTTATCGGTTTGATTACATTGGGGTTGATTGAGGGGATCTTACAACTGGTTCAACTGCAATCAATTCGTTCGATTGAAATTGCACGAAAGCTGTATCAATTATCGAGTCGAGAAGAGTATTTAGGGCGTTATTGCCATTCTTATATTTGGAAATCTAACTTTATTCAAGCCTATGGACAACATCGAGAAGATTTTTTGAGTTCTAGCGGATTACACGTTCCCCATAAAACGCGCGGTTGGACGACAAAACCCAATGTTACTGTTGAAGTTGGGGAGAAACAATACACGACAAATAATCGCGGTCATCGTTCCCAAAAAGATTATCAGGAAGACGAAAGAAAATATTCAGTTCTGATTGTGGGAGATTCTTATACATTTGGTAGCGATGCTGATGATTCTTACGCTTGGACGAATTTGTTACAACAAAAAGACGAGCGATTGCAGGTTATTAATTTGGCGGTTGGAGGATATGGAATCGATCAGATGTACGTAACGCTGAAAGAGGAAATTGATTCCTACAATCCGGATTTGGTTATGGTTGCTTATATTAGCGATGATGTTTTTCGACTGAAGTATGATTTTCGGGATTATAAAAAGCCAACACTTCAGGTAAAGGGGGGAAATCTGGAGATCGAGAATACTCCCATCGGCGGAATTGAGGAAACACATCAAGAAATCAAAGCAGAATTGCAAAAAGAAGATATTGCAATCTTAAAGCTGGACGATCTTCTTTTTAACTTAAAGATATCCTGTCGCTATCCGCCCTATTCGCTATTTAGTAAAGTGATGGGACAAATGCAACTTCTTGCTTGGGAAGAATCAGCTCAGTTTTTAGCTGTTTATTTAGCGAGTGGTGCCGAAGTGGAAGAAAAATCTCATGAAAGCCGAGGGGAAGAAGTTTTTCAGCGATGGGCTGAAGAAAATGAGATTGAGACATTAAATACACGCCCTTATTTTTTGCAAGGAAGTGGCTACCAAGGAGGACATTACCAACAAGCAGAGGCAACGATAGTTAGCGATACAGTTTATGATAAAATAATGGACTTAGAGTCTTGGAAAAAATTTGTTGAAACCAATCGATAA
- a CDS encoding adenylate/guanylate cyclase domain-containing protein, with amino-acid sequence MTLSNTGSILATLTQLTQLNRTSALTNRVKDLSIGEFICLLDFITAEFQQFLRAIDMINSEALETMLEQVMEAFTLKIGQILKADRTTIFLVDEDKGMLWSKVNRGETGETRDLRLPINVGIVGHVAATGKSLNIADAEQHHLFNKEIDEYPGYQTKTLLCMPILSSRQQVVAVVQLLNKAGGEPFDETDEQHFRDFTASIGIILETCQSFYMAARNQRGAAALLKATSSLGQSLDLEATLRSVMEQARRLMKADRSTLFLLSKEKNELWSKVAKADGKTMMEIRIPASRGIAGYVASTGKTLNIPDAYNDPRFDPSTDKRTGYRTRNILCMPVFNSAGDLIGVTQLINKEQGSFTSSDEEFMQAFNIQAGIALENAKLFEAVLTEKQYQKDILASLSDAVISTDLEGKIVTINDAALELLGYPSEELHNLPLRSLWECKLIGRYVWEVVPVDDLQRRLTDSFQTGAKHYVPEQSLKVGVYVIDGIDPKNAAGEPVKKSAIHYILALPHRDRADVYIPWNEAPLGTNGRLILDRSKIHAIERSLNLTVNPLTNPEGRVRGGLVVLEDISNEKRMKSTLYRYMTPGVAEQVMALGDDALMVGERKEVTILFSDIRGYTTLTENLEATEVVALLNKYFETMVEAVFNYKGTLDKFIGDALMAVFGAPLPLKENHAWMSVQSALDMRRRLAEFNRVRIFKRQPLIRFGIGISSGEVVSGNIGSQKRMDYTVIGDGVNLSSRLESLTKEYGCDIIISEFTYQLCGGDKRLLVRELDKTRVKGKMQAVSIYELIDIDPKTVDPKLEKFLHLYHCGRNAYLQRNFKDAIALFHDATELYPNDRATQLQLARSQQYLKVPPPETWDGIHTMTTK; translated from the coding sequence ATGACACTATCGAACACTGGGAGCATCCTAGCAACGCTGACGCAACTGACGCAGCTTAACCGAACGAGTGCCTTGACCAATCGGGTGAAAGACCTGTCGATTGGGGAGTTTATTTGCCTGCTGGATTTCATTACGGCTGAGTTTCAGCAATTTCTTCGCGCGATCGATATGATTAACAGCGAAGCGTTGGAAACGATGCTAGAGCAAGTTATGGAGGCTTTTACGCTCAAAATCGGTCAAATTCTCAAAGCAGATCGCACGACAATTTTCCTGGTGGACGAGGACAAAGGGATGCTGTGGTCGAAAGTGAATCGCGGCGAGACAGGAGAAACAAGAGACTTGCGCCTTCCCATTAATGTGGGAATTGTCGGTCATGTTGCCGCAACGGGAAAAAGCCTGAATATTGCCGATGCAGAACAACATCACCTATTTAACAAAGAAATCGACGAATATCCCGGATATCAAACCAAAACGCTCCTCTGTATGCCCATTCTCAGCAGCCGCCAGCAAGTGGTTGCGGTGGTTCAACTGCTGAATAAAGCGGGAGGGGAACCGTTTGACGAAACGGACGAACAACATTTCCGCGACTTTACCGCCTCCATTGGCATTATTCTCGAAACCTGCCAATCCTTTTATATGGCAGCGCGAAACCAGCGCGGTGCGGCAGCTTTGCTCAAAGCAACCTCCAGTCTCGGTCAGAGTTTGGACTTGGAAGCAACCCTGAGATCGGTGATGGAACAGGCGCGGCGATTGATGAAAGCGGATCGCAGTACCCTATTTCTCCTCAGCAAAGAGAAAAACGAGTTGTGGAGTAAGGTGGCGAAAGCCGATGGGAAGACAATGATGGAAATTCGCATCCCGGCAAGTCGCGGGATTGCCGGCTACGTGGCTTCTACGGGAAAAACCCTCAATATTCCCGATGCTTACAACGATCCTCGCTTTGACCCCTCTACGGATAAGCGCACGGGATATCGCACGCGCAATATTCTCTGTATGCCCGTTTTCAACTCCGCAGGGGATTTAATTGGGGTAACGCAACTAATTAATAAGGAACAAGGAAGTTTTACTTCTTCTGATGAAGAGTTCATGCAGGCGTTTAATATCCAAGCGGGAATTGCCTTGGAAAATGCCAAATTATTTGAAGCAGTTCTCACAGAAAAACAGTACCAAAAGGATATTCTCGCCAGTCTTTCCGATGCGGTGATCTCGACGGATTTAGAGGGAAAAATTGTCACGATTAACGATGCGGCGCTAGAGTTGCTGGGCTATCCTTCTGAGGAGTTGCACAATTTGCCCCTGCGAAGTTTGTGGGAGTGTAAGCTGATTGGACGCTATGTTTGGGAAGTGGTTCCCGTTGACGATTTGCAACGGCGACTGACGGATAGTTTTCAAACTGGGGCAAAACATTACGTTCCCGAACAGAGTCTTAAGGTGGGCGTGTATGTGATTGACGGGATAGATCCAAAAAATGCTGCTGGGGAGCCAGTTAAAAAGTCGGCGATTCACTATATTCTCGCTCTTCCTCATCGAGATCGCGCGGATGTTTATATTCCTTGGAATGAAGCACCCCTAGGAACGAACGGCAGACTGATTTTAGATCGATCTAAAATCCATGCAATCGAACGCAGTCTTAACTTAACCGTGAATCCTCTCACCAATCCAGAGGGACGAGTCCGCGGGGGGTTAGTGGTTCTGGAGGATATTAGCAACGAGAAGCGGATGAAATCGACCCTTTACCGCTATATGACTCCTGGGGTAGCAGAACAGGTGATGGCGTTGGGAGACGATGCTTTGATGGTGGGGGAACGGAAGGAGGTGACGATTCTCTTTTCCGATATTCGCGGCTACACCACCCTCACGGAGAATTTAGAAGCAACGGAAGTGGTGGCGTTGCTCAATAAGTATTTTGAGACGATGGTAGAGGCAGTTTTTAATTATAAGGGGACGCTGGATAAGTTTATTGGCGATGCGCTGATGGCGGTGTTTGGCGCGCCGCTACCCTTGAAGGAAAATCATGCTTGGATGTCGGTGCAGTCGGCGTTGGATATGCGCCGTCGCTTGGCGGAGTTTAATCGGGTGAGAATTTTCAAGCGCCAACCGTTGATTCGGTTCGGCATTGGGATTAGTTCGGGGGAAGTGGTGTCGGGGAATATCGGTTCCCAGAAGCGGATGGACTATACCGTGATTGGGGATGGGGTGAATTTGAGTTCCCGTTTGGAAAGTTTGACGAAGGAGTACGGCTGCGACATTATTATTAGCGAGTTTACTTACCAGTTGTGTGGCGGGGACAAGCGATTGTTGGTGCGAGAATTGGATAAAACCCGCGTGAAGGGAAAAATGCAGGCGGTGAGTATTTATGAGTTAATCGACATCGATCCGAAAACCGTTGACCCGAAGTTAGAGAAGTTTTTGCATCTCTATCATTGCGGGCGCAATGCTTATCTACAGCGAAATTTTAAGGACGCGATCGCGCTTTTCCACGATGCAACGGAATTATACCCCAACGATCGCGCGACTCAACTCCAACTGGCGCGATCGCAGCAGTACTTGAAAGTTCCCCCCCCTGAAACTTGGGATGGGATTCACACGATGACGACGAAATAA